In Panthera tigris isolate Pti1 chromosome C1, P.tigris_Pti1_mat1.1, whole genome shotgun sequence, the following proteins share a genomic window:
- the UBL4B gene encoding ubiquitin-like protein 4B, with translation MFFTVKLLLGQRCSLKVSGQESVAMLKKLVSERLQVPEEQQHLLFRGQLLADDNRLSDYRIGPNASINVMMRPLAKSTAGEAHQPQPLWHHLGLVLAKHFEPQDTKAVLRLLKQEHQERLQRISLGDLERLAQCLLVEEPVVEPPGEKEPEAETSAPQDKEEEEEAEEEEEGKADQ, from the coding sequence ATGTTCTTCACAGTCAAGCTGCTTCTGGGCCAGCGATGCAGCCTAAAGGTGTCAGGGCAAGAGAGTGTGGCCATGCTGAAGAAGCTGGTGTCGGAGCGACTGCAGGTGCCCGAGGAGCAGCAGCACCTGCTCTTCCGAGGCCAGCTTCTGGCCGATGACAATCGTCTCTCTGACTACCGCATCGGGCCCAACGCCTCCATCAATGTCATGATGCGGCCCTTGGCAAAGTCCACTGCCGGGGAGGcccaccagccccagcccctgtggCACCATCTGGGCCTGGTCTTAGCCAAACACTTTGAGCCCCAGGACACCAAGGCGGTGCTGCGGCTGCTGAAGCAGGAGCACCAGGAGCGCCTGCAGAGGATAAGCCTGGGTGACCTGGAGCGGCTGGCGCAGTGCCTCCTGGTAGAGGAGCCGGTAGTGGAGCCCCCGGGGGAGAAGGAGCCTGAGGCCGAGACCTCAGCGCCCcaagacaaggaggaggaggaggaagcagaggaagaggaggaggggaaggctgATCAGTAA